The nucleotide window GATGATCATTCTTGGTGTGGTGCGTGTCTGTCGCTAGCCCGTGCCGTGCCCTCAGAGCTCTCTGCCcaccccagctgcagcctggccctAGGATTGCTCTGAGGGAGCAGCAAAGGCCCAGATGCCCCTCCCTGCTTCTCCCTGGGCTCCTGTGATCACCTCCAGGGAGGGGCTGCCCCCacaccccagcccccccagaGAGGCCTCAATAAACGCTGCTCGTCCCGGCTGTGCTCCCGTGTTccaatttggggagggggtgaCATGAATTTGGGGGTCCCAGCAAAGCCAGAGGGACCCCTGCATCCCCCAAGGGTCCCTCTGGTCctcctggggaccccaaaatctcctCCAAGCTCCTCTTCACCCAtagggaccccccccccaaaaaaaaaacgCTGCAGGTCCCCAACATGGTTGGGGGTTcaaatttggggagggggacacACGAAATTGGGGGATCCCCAGCAAAGCCAGAGGGACCCTCGCATTCCCCAAGACCCCCTCTCAGCTGTGGGGACCCCACTGCGAAAACCACACAGGGATTTGTGTCTTACCAGAGGCCCTGTTCGTTTCTCCTTCCTCAGACACTCCCAgtgccccagagcagcaggattcCTCCCCAGAGACGGTGAGGAAGATGAGTGGATGCTCCCAGGACAACGAGCCGAGCGGCCCGGGGAGTAACGCGGCTGCAGGTGAGCACAAAGAGATGGCTGGGGGCGGGAGCAGCTTCATCGCCGGAGTCTTCCTCCAGGCCAAGAAGAAGAGGCTGAGCATCTACGAAGCCATGGTGAGGGGGCTGCTGACGCCGGGCACGgcgctggtgctgctggaggcgCAGGCGGCGTCGGGGCTGCTCACGGAGCCCGCCAGGAACGAGCGGCTCTCGGTGAAGGAGGCGCTGGCTCAGGGACTCATCGGCCGGGACTTCTACGAGAAGCTGCTCTCGGCGGAGGGAGCCGTGAGGGGCTACACGGAGCCCTGCACAGGACGCAGGATGTCCCTGTTCCAGGCCATGAAGCAGGAGCTGATCGTCAGGGACCACGGCATCcgcctgctccaggcccagatCGCCACCGGCGGCATCATCGACCCCGTGCACAGCCACCGCCTGCCCGTGGAGGTGGCCTACGAGCGTGGCTACTTCGACCAGGAGACGAGCCAGATCCTCTCCGACCCCGAGAATCAAGCGAGGACTTGCTTCGACCCCAACACCCACGAGAACCTGACGTACCTGCAGCTGCTGCGCCGCTGCGTGCCCGACCCGGAGACGGGGCTGCTCATGCTGCAGCTGATGGACAAGGGCTCCGTGCTCTACCAGCTGACCGAGGATGCCCGCAGAGCCCTGCAGGCCGCCCGCACCACGCTGCCTGTGGGGCTCTTCCAGGGCCAGAGCGTCACCGTCTGGGAGCTCCTCTTCTCCCGCTACGTCCCCGAGCATcagagggaggagctgctgaggaaatACAAGGCGGGGACAGTGACCATCCAGGAGATGATGAGCGTCCTCACGGCCACCATCACGGCGGCAGAGAGGGAGAACGGGGCTCTGGGCTCATCCACGGCCAAGCCCAGTAACAAGGCGAGGGCGTCACCCCCAGCTCAGGACCCGCAGGCTCAGGAGCAACAGCTGAGGAAGTCCCTGAAGTCCTCAACTGTGCGTGTCACTGCTGGGGAGTTCCGGGGGAAAAACGTCTCCGTGCTGGACCTGCTCTTCTCCAAATACGTCCCTCAGGGCAAgcggcaggagctgctggagctgtacAGGGCAGGCATACTGACCACGGAGCAGGTGGCCACCGTGGTCACCACCATCGTGAACCGAACGGAAGCTGCAAACGCCGCGCTGGTGGCAAACGCCAGGGGCCCGCACAGGGCAGTGGCAGCGGctggggaggatggagaggatCGTTCGGCACACCTGGATGATGCCTTGAGGTCCACCACCATCAGCGTGccagctggggagctgcagggacagcaggtgTCCCTGTGGGACCTGATCTTCTCCGACTACATCCCCgaggagaagaggcaggagctgctggagctgtacCATGAAAGGTTATTAACTCTGGAGCAGATGACAACTGTTGTCAGCACTCTGATTAGGAAAAAAGAATCTACAGGCAGGAAATTGCACATTATAGTCAAGAGTTCCAGCAAGGAGCCcgtgacagcagcaggagaggagggcGACGACACCCCCGAAGAGGAGCCATGGAAAACAACCCTAAAAGCCACAATGGTCAACGTGGAGGCTGGGGAGTTTCGGGGCCACAAGGTCTCGCTGTGGGACCTGCTGCACTCCCGCTACATCCCcgaggagagcaggaaggagctgctggaggtgtaCGAGGCAGGTGAGCTGACCCTGGAGCAGGTGAAGACCGTGGTCACCACCATTGtcaccagggcagcagcagcagagagagcgGAGCCAGCGGCGCCCGTGAGTggtcccagggcagagccagtgGCCACAGAGGCTGAACCCACCCCCCTGCATGGGGACAGGGCCTGGGAGGAGACCCTGAAGGCCACCACAGCCGAGGTGTCGGTGGGGGAGTTCCAGGGCAGGCAGATCTCCCTGTGGGACCTGCTCTTCTCTGACTACATCCCCgaggagaagaggcaggagctgctggagctgtacCATGGGGGGACATTGGCCTTGGAGCAGTTGATACTTGCTGTCACCACCctcattaagaaaaaagaatctACAGGCAGGAAGTTCCAAATTACAGTCAAGAGTTCCAGCAAGGAGCCcgtgacagcagcaggagaggagggcGAGGACACCCCCGAAGAGGAGCCATGGAAAACAACCCTAAAAACCACAATGGTCAACGTGGAGGCTGGGGAGTTTCAGGGCCACAAGGTCtcgctgtgggagctgctgcactcCCGCTACATCCCcgaggagagcaggaaggagctgctggaggtgtaCGAGGCAGGTGAGCTGACCCTGGAGCAGGTGAAGACCGTGGTCACCACCATTGtcaccagggcagcagcagcagagagagcgGAGCCAGCGACACCCGTGAGTggtcccagggcagagccagtgGCCACAGAGGCTGAACCCACCCCCCTGCACGGGGACAGGGCCTGGGAGGAGACCCTGAAGGCCACCACAGCCGAGGTGTCAGTGGGGGAGTTCCAGGGCAGGCAGATCTCCCTGTGGGACCTGCTCTTCTCCGACTACATCCCCgaggagaagaggcaggagctgctggagctgtacCGTGGGGGGACATTGGCCTTGGAGCAGTTGATACTTGCTGTCACCACCctcattaagaaaaaagaatctACAGGCAGGAAATTGCACATTACAGTCAAGAGTTCCAGCAAGGAGCCcgtgacagcagcaggagaggagggcGACGACACCCCTGAAGAGGAGCCATGGAAAACAACCCTAAAAGCCACAATGGTCAACGTGGAGGCTGGGGAGTTTCGGGGCCACAAGGTCtcgctgtgggagctgctgcactcCCGCTACATCCCCGAGGAGaacaggaaggagctgctggaggtgtaCGAGGCAGGTGAGCTGACCCTGGAGCAGGTGAAGACCGTGGTCACCACCATTGtcaccagggcagcagcagcagagagagcgGAGCCAGCGACACCCGTGAGTggtcccagggcagagccagtgGCCACAGAGGCTGAACCCACCCCCCTGCACGGGGACAGGGCCTGGGAGGAGACCCTGAAGGCCACCACAGCCGAGGTGTCGGTGGGGGAATTCCAGGATAGGCAGATCTCCCTGTGGGACCTGCTCTTCTCCGACTACATCCCCgaggagaagaggcaggagctgctggagctgtacCGTGGGGGGACACTCCccatccaggagctgctcagcaccaccagcagcctCGCCAGCGACAGCCTGGAGAAGCACTTCAGGGCCCTTCCTGCGCACACCATGGACCTCCTGCGCTCGGAGGGCTCCTACATCACGTTTGACCCGTCCCAGGAGCGCAGGGTGTCCGTGTGGGAGCTCCTGTCCTCCAAGCAGGTCTCCGAGTACAAGCGGGAGGCGTGTCTCGACACCTACCCCTCGGGAGGGCTGACAGTGAACAGAatcaccatcaccaccaccatcaccaccgGCCCCCGGCTGGAGAAGAGCCACCCCCGGCGCCACTGACGGCGACCCCGGCAGAGGAGGGACCTGGGCACGGGTGGGACTTTGCTCCCCACGCCCCTCCGTGTGTCACCGCGGTGACAAACCCGCGTGTGGAGCGGGGTGGGGCTCGGTTAAACTCCTGCTGCCTCAACTCGGGCTGTGCTGAGATTTCTTTTGCCCAGCAGAGCTTTCCCAGAGGGGCTCCGGGGGTGTCTGGGAGCCGTGGGGCTGCACCGTGCAGGCACCCACCAAGGACAGGGACATGTGGAGCCTGAGGGGGGGGCAGGCAGAGACCCCAGGGCgggggctgtgggcagcaaCACCCGGCCCCATGAGAGCCACAGAGGGACAGACAGCTCAGGACTGCtgggagcccagccctgccggggcaggggcagcacctggggctgtgggacatGGAGACCTGACCTGTCCCTCAGTTTTGCTGCAGGACGGGtccacaggggtccctgggctgcaggatgggtccacaggggtccctgggctgcaggatggGTCCACAGAggtccctgggctgcaggatgggtccacaggggtccctgggctgcaggatggGTCCACAGAggtccctgggctgcaggatggGTCCACAGGgatccctgggctgcaggatggggctgcagagtccctgggctgcaggatggGTCCTCAGAggtccctgagctgcaggatggggctgcagagtccctgggctgcaggatggGTCCACAGAGGTCCCTGGGTTGCAGGACGGGTCCACGGgggtccctgggctgcaggacgggtccacaggggtccctgggctgcaggatggGTCCACAGAggtccctgagctgcaggatgggtccacaggggtccctgggctgcaggatggGTCCACAGGgatccctgggctgcaggatggggctgcagagtccctgggctgcaggatggGTCCACAGAggtccctgagctgcaggatgggTCCACAGGgatccctgggctgcaggatggggctgcagagtccctgagctgcaggatgggTCCACAGAggtccctgggctgcaggatgtAGTCCCCTGGCTACGGTCCCTGGgccacaggggtccctgggctgctggagctcGTGGCACGCGAGCACTGAAGGAGAGGGACGCTGGTGCCGGGGCTGTGACCCCTGTGACAGTGAGAGGTGGCCGGGGGCACCCACAGGAGTGGCAGTGCCTCCACGGGGCACGAGGACACCGCACACAGGGCATGGggtgctgctccagagggaacGAGGACACTGGGAATTCCTAGGAagggagcaggagaaaggaTGAGATATCCTGAGGTGCTTATTGTCCCATCCCATTGTCCCATCTCATCCATTTGTCCCATCCCATCGTCCCTTTCCATCCTATCCCATTGTCCAATCTCATTGTCCCATCCCATCTGGTTGTCTCATCCCACTGTCCCATTCCGTTGTCCCATCCCTTCTAATCTCATTTTCCtgttccatcccatcccatcgtCCCATCCATTCGTCCCATCTCATCCAATCTCATTGTCCCATCTCATCCATTTGTCCCATCCcatgatcccatcccatcccattgtcCCATCTCATCCATTTGTCCCATCCcatgatcccatcccatcccattgtcCCATCTCATCCATTTGTCCCATCCCATCGtcccagctcatcccatcccactgtcCCATCCCGTGAGGTCTCAGAGAAGCGCAGGAACGATGAGGCAcggggaaggacagggaggaTGAGTGGGCTCCTGGCGTGGAAGGCACAGCAGCCACGTGCTCCGTGTCTTCCCAGGCCCAGGGACAACGACCCCCGTGGGTCACTGCCAGCCCAGGTGAGGAGGGAACTCTGCCCAGTGACCCCCGTGGGTCACTGccagcccaggtgagcccaggtgagGCCAAAGGAGGGAATTCTGCCCAGTGACCCCTGTGGGTCACTGCCAGTGCAGCATGAGCCCAGGTGAGGAGGGAACTCTGCCCAGTGACCCCCGTGGGTCACTGccagcccaggtgagcccaggtgagcccaggtgagGAGGGAACTCTGCCCAGTGACCCCCATGGGTCACTGCCAGCCCAGGTGAGGAGGGAACTCTGCCCAGTGACCCCCGTGGGTCACTGCCAGCCCAGGTGAGGAGGGAACTCTGCCCAGTGACCCCCGTGGGTCACTGCCAGCGCAGACGAGCCCAGGTGAGGCCAAAGGAGGGAACTCTGCCCAGTGACCCCCGTGGGTCACTGCCAGCGCAGACGAGCCCAGGTGAGGCCAAAGGAGGGAACTCTGCCCAGTGACCCCCGTGGGTCACTGccagcccaggtgagcccaggtgagGCCAAAGGAGGGAACTCTGCCTGCTCGGGGCGGCCGGGCTGGGGAGCTCCCCGTGCAGGATGCCCCGGAGCTGAAAGCTCCAGTGGCCCCACAAAGCTTTAGGAGCAAATCACGGAGGGAAAACCACCAGGGCTACCAAACGAGAGGGGCCTTGGCTGCTTGGGTGGCTCCCAGAGCCGCCAGCACCGCGGCGACCCTGGGGCGGTGCTGCCGCGTCCCTCACCGTGTCCTCCCCACGGGGATGACGCCGAGGGTGGCACGGGCGGTGGCACCGCGGCCCCCGTGTCACCGCTCCTGGCAGGGACCGCGCGGCAGCCGCTGCTCCGGCGCCGGGGGCcgcgggatggggagggagggcCCGCAGCCGGGGCGGGGAAGGGTCTGCGGTGCCAGCTCCAGACTGCCCGAGGCTGGGAGGGCTCCAGATGGCTCCGGGGACTCGGGCTGCACCCCCACAGGAAGCGCCGGGTTTCcgaaaaagcagctgaaagaaaacaggaggTTTTGTGCGAGGGGAGAGCTGCATACATTTGCATAGTTAAGAGCTCGTTGCATAACGGGACGGGTCGGAGCGGCCTCGGAACGCTCCCGGGGGCAcgggggaaggaagggagcGCCATCCCTGCGGGAATGTCGCACCGCGGCGGATCAGGTGTCGCATCACCGGGAAACGCCTCGGCTTTGTGGGAGAAGAGCGGGGTGCTGGGAAAAGCTCCAGGACGGGACCTGACCTGCtggaaaaggaacaggaaagCAGCAAATCCCTCGCTGTGCCCGCGGGAGCGAGTGGGAAAGCAGAGGGAGTGCCCACAGCGGCTTTCCCTGCAGAGCAATCACAGAATCGTGGAGCCATGGGATGGTTTGGTGGGAAGGGGCGTTAAAGcccatcctgttccaccccccgccatgggcagggatgccttccactatcccagggtgctccaagccctgtccaacccggccttgggcactgccagggatccaggggcagccacagctgctctgggctccctgtgccagggcctgcccaccctcacagggaagagtcCCATCCTGGTATCCCATCTAAATCTACTTTCTTTCAGCACAAATCTGTCCCACCTTGTGGGCAGTCCCTCTCCTGTCGCTGCTCTTGTGGGCAGTCCCTCTCCAGGGACCCACGGGAGCCACACACCTCTGCAGCGAGTGTGGGGCGTGGTGCCAGCCTGGCCCACGGCCCccctggcacccccagcccacccGGGCACAGCCAAGGGGCCGGCAGGGCGCTCCCAGGACAGCTCTGCCCGTCCTTTTCCAGCAGCCACAAACGTTCTCTGGGTGTCCAGCCCAGTCTCCTCACGTGCCAAGCCCTCCATCAGCCGGAGCAGACCCGCTCCTGGCCCCGCTCGGCCCTGATaaggctgccctgggcagttTTATCTCCCGGCACATCtgtcctgccacagctgctcctgccccgcGTTCCTCCCTCTGCTGGGTCTCTGCCCCTTCTCCCCAGCGAATCCACGGGGTTTTGGCACGGCTGGTGCTCGGGCTGCACCCCAGAGCCCTGTCTGGCACCATCTGCCCCTCTGGAAACACctccaggggcagctgagagcacGCCAGGGCCTCGTTGCCCTGAGCCCACATCCCTCCGAGGCTGCTGAACCCACACAGGCCTTTCCCTCTTAATCACTTCCACGCCGTGTGCTGTTTGTGCAGTGACTGCGGGGCATGACTGTGCATTGGGGCCGCTCCTGATGGTCCCATGACTTCCTTCAGCCTCAATGTCACCCGTCCCAGCCCTCTGCGCtgcctcagctcagctcagctcgcTCAACTCACCTGCTGTTTATTGACAAAGCTgctgataaaaatattaatttggcTCTGCGAGCCCACGTTCTCCCTTACAGCTCCCCTTCTAGCACACCCCAGCCCCCGAGGCACGTCTCTGTCCCCCCcatgcagcagccaggctgtcGCAGGGGACAGAAGTTTCCTTTttggcttctgctgctgctgggatctCCTGGGGGTGCAAATTGTCCTGGTTTGTCCCAAAAGCACAAAGAGAGGGCTCAGCAACGGAGCCCTGGGGTCTCCAGCACCTTTTCCCCAGCTCCAGAGGTCACACCTGACACCAGCTCTGTCTGTTACGTTTCTCTCCGTGAAAGGTTTGACCTGGAAGacaaaaaggaacaaaccagACCAGGTTATGATGAACCTTTGTCCAGTTTTCCACTGAACTGGTTCCACTCTCAATCAAAGCTCAGGAAAAGTGTTAAAGGTGGCTGGGACAGGAACTCCCCGGCTGTGATGTGCCAGCCCAAACTCCTCCCTGTGTGGCAGCCAAGagagggtcctgcagcccagagtCCTCAGGCCGGGGGTCAGGGTGTCCTTCCTGCTCATCCTCCCTGGGTGGCAGAGGTTCTGCCAAAAGGGTGGCACGGATTGTCCCCTCCTCACCTCCCCAGAACTGCCACCAGCGTCCCCTCAGTGTGGGGAGCGGGacaggggcagctctgcctgggacGGGGCTCCTTCGGGGCTCCTGGGGCACAGTGGGGTCACAGAGGGCCGGGGCTGAAGGAGCCAGCAGAGATTTCAAAGCGAAACCAGCCTGCAGAAGAAGGGAACGCCCAACAGCCAAAGCCAGGATCCAGGGCAGGGACGCTCTGGGATCAGGGTCTCAGCCACATGCAGCACCAGCCCCACCAGCCCGGCTTCCACCCCTGTGAGTGGGGCCAGGAGTCAGGAAATCCTGAGCAGGGCCttgtggagcagcagggaattctcccaggagctgctgagggctggcagtggcagcaggggctgaCACAAACCAGGCGCCCTTTGAGCGTGACAGCCACAGGCAATGGGCAAAGTCCAACAGCTGTGCCCAAAACCCGGCCAGTCTGCTCCACAATCCAACCAGCTGTGCCCAAAACCCGGCCAGTCTGCTCCAAAATCCAACCAGCTGTGCCCAAAACCCGGCCAGTCTGCTCCAAAATCCAACCAGCTGTGCCCAAAACCTGGCCAGTCTGCTCCAAAATCCAACCAGCTGTGCCCAAAACCTGGCCAGTCTGCTCCAAAATCCAACCAGCTGTGCCCAAAACCTGGCCAGTCTGCTCCAAAATCCAACCAGCTGTGCCCAAAACCTGGCCAGTCTGCTCCAAAATACAGTTACTCTGCTGCAAAATCCAGCCAGTCCCTCCAAATTCCAACCAGCTCTGTCCAAAACCGAGCCAATCTGCTCCCAAACCCAACCAGCTGTGCCCAAAATACAATCCCTCTGGTCCAAAACTCAACCAGCTCTGTCCAAAATCTAGCCAGTTTGCTCCAAAATACAGTTATTCTCCAAAATCCAGCCAGTCTGCTCCAAAATCCAATTACTCTGCTCCAAAATCCAACCAGCCTGCTCCAAAATCCAATCAGCCTGCTCCCAAATCCAATCAGCCTGCTCCAAAATCCAACCAGCCTGCTGCCAAATCCAATCAGCCTGCTCCAAAATCCAATTACTCTGCTCCAAAATCCAATCAGCCTGTTCCTAAATCCAACCAGCCTgctcccaaacccaatccctcttgtcccaaacccaatccctctgctcccagctacAGCTGTCCCCCAGaacacagccaggcagctccgctgggagcagctgctggcagggccctgACCCCACCTCCATTTGTTAGCCCTGCCCTTGggatcacagaaccatggaattgCTGAGGCTGGCAAACCCCTGTGAGCCCCCCGAgtccagccagcacagccaaggccaccactgaccctgtcctcaaatgccacatccacgtggctgtcccatccccaaatgccacatccgTGTGGCTGTCACACCGCCCCAGGGGTGGCACTCCCccgtgccctgggcagctgtgccagggctgcacagTCCCTCAGCCCATTCCAGGAGCCTGTCCCTCAGCTCGTGCTGGCCTGTCCGTGGTCTGTCCGTGGTCTGAGGCTGTGCCCCATCCCCTGCCCCACTCACGGCACAGCCTCCCCCCCGTGctgcccccagctgctgctgcctgcaccccCAATCCGGGGCCAGAGgagccctccctcccttcccgcGGCGATCCTGGCTATCACATTTTTAGCCGTGGCCAGAGgagccctccctcccttcccgcGGCGATCCTGGCTATCACATTTTTAGCCGTGGCCAGAGGAGCCCTCCCTCACTTCCCGCGGCGATCCTGGCTATCACATTTTTAGCCGTGGCCAGAGGAGCCCTCCCTCACTTCCCGCGGCGATCCTGGCTATCCCAGTTTTAGCCGTGGCCAGAGgagccctccctcccttcccgcGGCGATCCTGGCTATCACATTTTTAGCCGTGGCCAGAGGAGCCCTCCCTCACTTCCCGCGGCGATCCTGGCTATCCCAGTTTTAGCCGTGGCCAGAGgagccctccctcccttcccgcGGCGATCCTGGCTATCCCAGTTTTAGCCGTGGCCAGAGGAGCCCTCCCTCACTTCCCGCGGCGATCCTGGCTATCACATTTTTAGCCGTGGCCAGAGgagccctccctcccttcccgcGGCGATCCTGGCTATCACATTTTTAGCCGCGGCCACTTCCAGCCGATGCCCTCGTCCGAGCAGCGCCCGCGGCTCCGTGCTCAGCCTCACCTCCGCACGCAGCTGGCTGCCCTCCCGCTTCTGGGAGCGCTTCGGGAAGAGCTGGAGACGTTTCCTGCCCAGCAGGAGCACGGGCAGGGCCGGGACGGACAGAAGGAGCCGTTCCGGAGGCTGCAGCCCCCctcccgccccgcgcccccgggGGGATGATCTCAGCAGCGCCAGCTGTGGAAGCGCTTCCAGAAAActgctctgcccctctgccaggaTCGCTCCGATCCCGGGGTGTTGGGTTCCTGCTGACCTGCACCCCCCTAATCCGCGCACCTGAGTTAGCTGCTGACACCTGCGGGGTCCACACCTGCGCAGGCGATGCTGCAGGTGAGGAGCTGCGGGGCAGGGCAGGTTAAAACCCGGCTGAACTCAGCCACGCAAACGCACCCTGCGgccctcagagcccctgcacAATCGCGCTCCGGCAGATGGAGCAGCGGGAAGATGTTTGCCAGATCCACGGAGCCGCTTTGGCACCTAAACCTTCAACCTCGACACGGAGCGAGCTGTGCAACAACACATGACATCACCACACCCCGGCCCCATCCGTCAAACGCGGATAAAAATAGGCGCACTCCGAGAGGGGCCTCCCGGCAGcgagaggggaagggaagcagggagcttcccccagccccggcaccTCCCAGCCCCGCGGAGCCAGCTCggggggcagggctgggggttcCTGCTCCTCCCGGGCTGTTCCCCCAACCCTGCAGAGGTGCCGGAAGGGATAAAAGCAAACTGACCTGAGAGGGGCTCGGGAGCGCCCACGCGTTCTGCCAGCTGGCAGCCGGAGCGCGTTCAGGGGGATCCACAGCTGGGACCTCACGTTAAACAAcgccaggagctgcaggcttGGCTGCACAGCCCCGTGGGGTCACCCCCGTGGGGTCACCCCTgcacacccccagctctgcagtttcAGCCCCCCTgcacctgccagccctgcagggtcaGCAGC belongs to Vidua macroura isolate BioBank_ID:100142 chromosome 1, ASM2450914v1, whole genome shotgun sequence and includes:
- the LOC128807976 gene encoding epiplakin-like; its protein translation is MSGCSQDNEPSGPGSNAAAGEHKEMAGGGSSFIAGVFLQAKKKRLSIYEAMVRGLLTPGTALVLLEAQAASGLLTEPARNERLSVKEALAQGLIGRDFYEKLLSAEGAVRGYTEPCTGRRMSLFQAMKQELIVRDHGIRLLQAQIATGGIIDPVHSHRLPVEVAYERGYFDQETSQILSDPENQARTCFDPNTHENLTYLQLLRRCVPDPETGLLMLQLMDKGSVLYQLTEDARRALQAARTTLPVGLFQGQSVTVWELLFSRYVPEHQREELLRKYKAGTVTIQEMMSVLTATITAAERENGALGSSTAKPSNKARASPPAQDPQAQEQQLRKSLKSSTVRVTAGEFRGKNVSVLDLLFSKYVPQGKRQELLELYRAGILTTEQVATVVTTIVNRTEAANAALVANARGPHRAVAAAGEDGEDRSAHLDDALRSTTISVPAGELQGQQVSLWDLIFSDYIPEEKRQELLELYHERLLTLEQMTTVVSTLIRKKESTGRKLHIIVKSSSKEPVTAAGEEGDDTPEEEPWKTTLKATMVNVEAGEFRGHKVSLWDLLHSRYIPEESRKELLEVYEAGELTLEQVKTVVTTIVTRAAAAERAEPAAPVSGPRAEPVATEAEPTPLHGDRAWEETLKATTAEVSVGEFQGRQISLWDLLFSDYIPEEKRQELLELYHGGTLALEQLILAVTTLIKKKESTGRKFQITVKSSSKEPVTAAGEEGEDTPEEEPWKTTLKTTMVNVEAGEFQGHKVSLWELLHSRYIPEESRKELLEVYEAGELTLEQVKTVVTTIVTRAAAAERAEPATPVSGPRAEPVATEAEPTPLHGDRAWEETLKATTAEVSVGEFQGRQISLWDLLFSDYIPEEKRQELLELYRGGTLALEQLILAVTTLIKKKESTGRKLHITVKSSSKEPVTAAGEEGDDTPEEEPWKTTLKATMVNVEAGEFRGHKVSLWELLHSRYIPEENRKELLEVYEAGELTLEQVKTVVTTIVTRAAAAERAEPATPVSGPRAEPVATEAEPTPLHGDRAWEETLKATTAEVSVGEFQDRQISLWDLLFSDYIPEEKRQELLELYRGGTLPIQELLSTTSSLASDSLEKHFRALPAHTMDLLRSEGSYITFDPSQERRVSVWELLSSKQVSEYKREACLDTYPSGGLTVNRITITTTITTGPRLEKSHPRRH